A DNA window from Zingiber officinale cultivar Zhangliang chromosome 3A, Zo_v1.1, whole genome shotgun sequence contains the following coding sequences:
- the LOC122051682 gene encoding uncharacterized protein LOC122051682 yields the protein MEAEGKEAGGDEAVPEEGMVSGARKRYERLVAVRSKATRGKGAWYWAHLEPIMVTPAGAAQPAEAKLRCGLCYAMFSASNPSRTASEHLKRGACPNFASPSSAAGAVDPLPISSLPPASPRLRPPVMRRPALPAPPPPPKPALVLSGGKEDLVALARLEDSVKKLKSPMAAPAAALPKPQAEAALALLVDWLLESGGAVSLSALDHPKFRSFLNQVGLPSVSPRRLALSQLHARYLEVLSDSEARIREAAFFQLSSDGWKSSATSSDHAIVSFAVNLPNGKTLFHRSILTAGGAPSGYAEEVLWDAVAKLCCSFTERCAGIVADRFRKTALHNLESRNERMVNLSCQLEAFNGLIKDFALQLPLFRKVSDHCLKLANFLNSQSQVRRIFLKYQLEEHGHARLPRTAAADDANQVSDKLAVVEDVMEFAHPIQMAALDEDYKLVYREEQIAGEMAELIQNGGFWTELESVHSLVKLVKAMAREMESERPLVGQCLPLWDELRARVREWSVKYSMNSEVVENVIQRRFLKNYHPAWSAAFVLDPLFLVKDTSGKYLPPFKCLAPEQDKDVGRLITRLVSPEEAHIALMELMKWRSEGLDPFYAQAVQVKQHDPSTGKMKIANPQSRRLVWETCLSEFKCLQKVAVRLIFLHATSCGIKRDSSLIRWMHLHSQSEAARKMAFITAHSKIAKMNFSSETMDVDILSMREEEEEEMLGGDIAGASAV from the coding sequence ATGGAGGCGGAGGGGAAGGAGGCCGGTGGGGATGAGGCGGTGCCGGAGGAGGGGATGGTTAGCGGCGCGCGGAAGCGGTACGAGAGGCTGGTGGCGGTGAGGAGCAAGGCGACGAGGGGGAAGGGCGCGTGGTACTGGGCGCACCTGGAGCCGATCATGGTGACGCCGGCGGGGGCGGCGCAGCCCGCGGAGGCGAAGCTCCGGTGCGGTCTTTGTTATGCTATGTTTTCGGCGTCCAACCCATCCCGCACCGCCTCCGAGCACTTGAAGCGCGGCGCGTGCCCCAACTTTGCCTCGCCTTCGTCCGCCGCCGGGGCAGTCGATCCGCTGCCCATCTCCTCGCTCCCGCCGGCTTCGCCCCGCCTCCGCCCTCCAGTTATGAGGCGCCCCGCCCTGCCCGCGCCCCCGCCGCCTCCCAAGCCTGCTCTCGTTCTATCGGGAGGGAAAGAAGACCTCGTTGCGCTCGCCAGGCTGGAGGATAGCGTGAAGAAGCTCAAGAGCCCCATGGCCGCCCCCGCCGCAGCGCTTCCCAAGCCTCAGGCCGAAGCTGCCTTGGCCCTCCTCGTTGACTGGCTATTGGAGTCCGGAGGAGCCGTCTCCCTTTCCGCCCTCGACCACCCAAAGTTCCGGTCTTTCCTCAACCAGGTCGGCCTCCCCTCTGTTTCCCCCCGCCGGCTCGCCCTCTCTCAACTCCACGCCCGATACCTCGAGGTCCTATCCGACTCCGAGGCCAGAATCCGCGAAGCCGCCTTCTTCCAGCTCTCCTCCGATGGCTGGAAGTCATCGGCCACGTCATCAGACCACGCGATCGTGAGCTTCGCGGTGAACCTCCCCAACGGGAAAACATTGTTCCACCGCTCCATTCTCACTGCCGGTGGAGCGCCCTCTGGCTACGCCGAGGAGGTGCTATGGGACGCCGTCGCCAAACTATGCTGCAGTTTTACCGAACGGTGCGCCGGCATTGTCGCCGACCGCTTCCGGAAGACGGCGCTCCACAACCTCGAGAGCCGGAACGAACGCATGGTGAACCTCTCCTGCCAACTCGAGGCCTTCAACGGTTTGATCAAAGACTTCGCTCTGCAGCTCCCCCTGTTTCGAAAAGTCTCCGACCATTGCCTCAAGCTAGCCAACTTCCTCAACTCTCAATCTCAGGTCAGAAGAATTTTTCTCAAATATCAGCTCGAAGAGCATGGCCACGCTCGTCTTCCAAGAACTGCCGCCGCCGATGATGCCAATCAAGTCTCCGACAAACTAGCAGTGGTGGAGGATGTGATGGAATTTGCCCATCCAATCCAAATGGCCGCTCTCGACGAGGACTACAAGTTGGTCTACCGTGAAGAACAAATTGCTGGAGAAATGGCAGAATTGATCCAAAATGGTGGCTTTTGGACTGAGCTGGAGTCAGTTCACTCCCTAGTGAAGCTCGTGAAGGCCATGGCCCGTGAAATGGAGTCGGAGCGGCCACTGGTCGGGCAATGCTTGCCTCTGTGGGACGAGCTAAGGGCGAGGGTCAGAGAATGGAGTGTTAAATACAGCATGAACAGCGAGGTGGTGGAGAATGTGATCCAGAGGAGGTTCTTGAAGAACTATCACCCGGCGTGGTCGGCGGCGTTCGTGTTGGATCCCCTGTTTCTTGTCAAGGACACCAGCGGGAAGTACCTCCCCCCTTTCAAGTGCTTGGCTCCGGAGCAAGATAAGGATGTCGGTAGGCTAATCACACGGCTGGTGTCGCCGGAGGAAGCTCACATTGCGTTGATGGAGCTGATGAAGTGGAGGTCAGAAGGATTGGATCCTTTTTATGCACAAGCAGTTCAGGTGAAGCAGCATGACCCCTCGACCGGGAAGATGAAGATTGCCAATCCACAGAGCCGTAGGTTGGTGTGGGAAACCTGCTTGAGTGAGTTCAAATGCCTCCAAAAAGTGGCCGTGAGGCTCATCTTCCTCCATGCCACTTCGTGTGGAATCAAGCGCGATTCGTCGCTGATCCGGTGGATGCATTTGCATTCTCAATCAGAGGCTGCAAGGAAGATGGCTTTTATAACTGCTCATTCAAAGATTGCAAAGATGAATTTCTCAAGTGAAACAATGGATGTCGATATTCTGAGCAtgcgagaggaggaggaggaggagatgcTCGGTGGAGACATCGCAGGTGCTTCAGCAGTGTAA